From the Azospirillaceae bacterium genome, the window AAGGCGATCGCGTTGGCAACGTCCTCCGCCTTGCCCAATCCGAGCGGATGCATGTCCACGATACGTTGGAAGCTCTCTTCGGACACGGTCCGGCGGAATCGATCCGCCATCTCGGTTTCGACCAGGGCGGCAACGACGCAGTTCACACGAATGCCCTCGCGCAGCAATTCGACCGCCAGCCCACGGGTGGCGGAGATGATGCCTCCCTTGGACGCGGCATAGGCGGTGTTGCCGGGAGCATTCTTCAAGGCCGAGGTGGAGGACATGAACACCAGCGACGCCGGTGTTCCGACACATCCCTTCTGCCGGTAGGCGGCCGCCAGCATGAAGGCCGTCGACAGGTTGGCGCGCAGCACCTCGTCCAGAAACTCGGCCTTCATCATCCGGACGGGCCGGGTGATTTGGATGCCGGCGCAATGGACGAGGCCGTTGAGGGGACCACCCGTGCGACAGAGACCGGCAACCCAGCCGGGAATCCCGTCCAGATCGGCCAAATCGAAAGCCGCGGCCTCGTGCCCATCCCCTTCCAGCTGGCCGAGCACGGCTGCCAAACGCGCCTCATCCCGGCCGGCGGCCACCACCCGGGCTCCCAAGCGCGCCAGCAGCACCGCAGTGGCACGGCCGATTCCGCTCGACGCGCCGGTGACCAGCACGCGGCGGCCGGTCAGATCCATGGGATTGTACGTCATGCCAAGCAGCCGTCCGAGTTCTCCACGGGTCGCGTCAGGCGGCGATCTTCCCGTCCACCAGCGCCAGCAGATCGGCCACCGTCTTCGCTTTCGACAGCGCGTCGCCGGCCACGACCAGGCCGAGGCGCTCGTCCACCAATGCGATGAAGCTGACCACGGCGAGCGAGTCCCAATTGTCCAAATCGTCCAGCTGCTCGGTACCGG encodes:
- a CDS encoding SDR family NAD(P)-dependent oxidoreductase — encoded protein: MTYNPMDLTGRRVLVTGASSGIGRATAVLLARLGARVVAAGRDEARLAAVLGQLEGDGHEAAAFDLADLDGIPGWVAGLCRTGGPLNGLVHCAGIQITRPVRMMKAEFLDEVLRANLSTAFMLAAAYRQKGCVGTPASLVFMSSTSALKNAPGNTAYAASKGGIISATRGLAVELLREGIRVNCVVAALVETEMADRFRRTVSEESFQRIVDMHPLGLGKAEDVANAIAFLVADTARWITGSALTVDGGLLA
- a CDS encoding phosphopantetheine-binding protein — encoded protein: MTKTEFLAALDELLELDPGTLTGTEQLDDLDNWDSLAVVSFIALVDERLGLVVAGDALSKAKTVADLLALVDGKIAA